The following coding sequences are from one Verrucomicrobiota bacterium window:
- a CDS encoding glycosyltransferase family 4 protein, which yields MKILYLCPDLGIPVLGRKGASVHVRELCGAFHRAGHRVVLAAQMLNKSPWEKPAVLDVPIVQVRPSPGAGGAVLAFKEFNELLGVDNSLPGELRRILYNKELEGELLRRFENDPPDFIYERASLYATAGVSLARTLDVPLILELNAPLAVEQAAYRATGFGELAAQAERWTLSHADAVVVVSSELAKHARSLGVKPGKLHVIPNGVNPELFYPAGAERGLQAASDTTIRKKSELADTSQGVNRSGLKPALRGAGHGSPVLGFVGGLRPWHGVEILPDLLARLKKRHPGVRLVIAGDGQLRSALEREFARRGLRGNVTITGLLPHEAVPEVIRQFDVALAPYPAHKHDFYFSPLKLFEYMACGVPVVAAKLGQIAEVVRHGTTGLLYPPGNLAALTTNCERLLNDAKLRAKLGSAAAKLVLGRFTWEKNAGRVVALARKLAAVH from the coding sequence ATGAAGATCCTCTACCTTTGTCCGGACCTCGGCATTCCCGTGCTGGGCCGCAAGGGCGCGTCGGTGCATGTGCGCGAACTCTGCGGCGCGTTCCACCGTGCGGGCCATCGCGTCGTTCTCGCCGCCCAGATGCTCAATAAATCGCCGTGGGAAAAGCCGGCGGTACTCGACGTGCCGATCGTGCAGGTGCGGCCGTCGCCGGGCGCCGGCGGCGCCGTGCTGGCGTTCAAGGAATTCAATGAATTGCTCGGCGTGGACAATTCGTTGCCCGGCGAGCTGCGCCGGATTCTCTACAACAAGGAACTTGAAGGTGAATTGCTGCGTCGGTTTGAGAACGACCCGCCGGATTTCATTTACGAACGCGCCTCGCTCTACGCCACCGCGGGGGTGTCGCTCGCCCGCACGCTCGACGTTCCGCTCATTCTTGAACTCAACGCGCCTCTCGCCGTGGAGCAGGCGGCGTATCGCGCCACTGGCTTCGGTGAACTTGCGGCGCAAGCCGAACGCTGGACGCTTTCACATGCCGACGCCGTGGTTGTCGTATCGTCTGAACTTGCGAAGCATGCCAGGTCGCTCGGCGTGAAGCCGGGCAAGCTGCACGTGATACCCAACGGCGTGAACCCGGAATTGTTTTATCCGGCGGGAGCGGAGCGCGGCCTTCAGGCCGCTTCAGATACTACCATCCGCAAAAAGTCAGAGTTGGCTGACACTTCACAGGGCGTGAATCGAAGCGGGCTGAAGCCCGCGCTCCGGGGCGCGGGACACGGTTCACCCGTCCTCGGTTTCGTCGGTGGATTGCGGCCGTGGCACGGCGTGGAGATTCTACCGGATTTGCTGGCAAGATTGAAGAAGCGGCATCCAGGCGTGCGTCTGGTCATCGCGGGCGACGGTCAGTTGCGCAGCGCCTTGGAGCGGGAGTTCGCCCGGCGCGGTCTGCGAGGGAACGTGACCATCACGGGCCTGCTCCCGCACGAGGCGGTGCCAGAGGTCATCCGGCAGTTCGACGTGGCGCTCGCGCCGTATCCCGCGCACAAGCACGACTTTTATTTTTCGCCGCTGAAGCTGTTTGAATACATGGCGTGCGGCGTGCCAGTGGTGGCGGCCAAGCTGGGTCAAATTGCGGAAGTGGTGCGCCACGGCACAACCGGCCTGCTGTATCCGCCGGGCAACCTGGCGGCGCTCACGACGAATTGCGAGCGGTTGCTGAACGACGCCAAGCTCCGGGCAAAACTCGGCAGCGCCGCAGCGAAACTCGTGCTTGGCCGGTTTACATGGGAGAAAAATGCCGGACGCGTCGTCGCCCTGGCGCGCAAGCTGGCCGCCGTTCACTGA
- a CDS encoding glycosyltransferase family 4 protein produces the protein MTLQRIAYVLKIFPKLSETFITGELAELCRRGVELRILSLLPPREELQHELVHRAGLTELTTYDLQKFAPVLHEFRPQLMHAHFATEAADKARALSAECGVPFTFTAHGYDIHRKPPADFHERALAAQAVVTVSHANADYISTTFNVPAGHLRVIPCGVDTETFRPAKTPVDGGAPPWIVCVARHVRVKNISLLLEACAELRRRGLNFRCALIGGGPLYEELKAKRADLGLEEIVEMPGAAEQREVLRWWQRAAVGVLTSENEGMPVSLMEAASCGVPVVAPAVGGIPELVLDGETGLLTKPNDLENLVATLERVLRDEQLRTRLGSAARARAEKKFSVKHQVDQLLALWSEILNGGNRA, from the coding sequence ATGACACTGCAACGCATCGCCTACGTCCTGAAAATTTTTCCGAAGCTCTCGGAGACGTTCATCACGGGCGAGTTGGCGGAGTTATGTCGGCGGGGTGTCGAGTTGCGGATTCTTTCCCTGCTGCCGCCGCGCGAGGAGTTACAGCATGAACTCGTTCATCGTGCGGGCTTGACCGAACTCACCACCTACGACCTGCAGAAGTTTGCCCCGGTGCTGCACGAATTTCGCCCGCAACTGATGCACGCCCATTTCGCCACGGAGGCCGCGGACAAGGCGCGCGCGCTGTCCGCAGAGTGCGGCGTGCCGTTCACGTTTACGGCGCACGGCTATGATATTCATCGCAAACCGCCGGCGGATTTTCACGAGCGGGCGCTGGCGGCGCAGGCGGTGGTGACGGTGTCGCATGCGAACGCGGATTACATTTCAACAACCTTCAATGTCCCCGCCGGGCACCTCCGCGTGATTCCTTGCGGCGTGGATACGGAAACGTTCCGACCGGCGAAGACTCCGGTGGACGGTGGCGCTCCGCCGTGGATCGTTTGTGTGGCGCGGCATGTGAGGGTGAAAAACATCAGCTTGCTGCTCGAGGCCTGCGCGGAGTTGCGACGTCGCGGTCTCAATTTTCGTTGCGCGTTGATTGGCGGCGGGCCGCTCTACGAAGAATTGAAGGCCAAGCGCGCCGACCTTGGGTTGGAAGAGATTGTCGAAATGCCCGGCGCCGCGGAGCAACGTGAGGTTTTGAGATGGTGGCAGCGGGCCGCGGTGGGCGTGCTCACGAGCGAGAACGAAGGCATGCCGGTGAGTTTGATGGAAGCGGCATCGTGCGGCGTGCCGGTGGTGGCGCCGGCGGTTGGCGGAATTCCCGAACTCGTGCTCGATGGAGAGACGGGCCTGCTGACGAAGCCGAACGATTTGGAAAATCTGGTTGCGACACTGGAACGAGTGTTGCGCGACGAGCAATTGCGGACGCGGCTCGGCTCGGCGGCGCGGGCGCGGGCGGAGAAAAAGTTTTCCGTTAAGCATCAGGTGGATCAATTGCTCGCGCTGTGGTCGGAAATCCTGAATGGAGGAAATCGCGCGTGA
- a CDS encoding DUF1559 domain-containing protein, which produces MSSVSRKAGSNSTATSSPASCCRRSHSAPAFTLVELLVVIAIISILAALLLPALSLAKEKARSISCVNNLKQIGTGLVMYSDDNNDLLVPAEYDVRNGAKFQEGWPTLLFNGKYLPAEKSGTFYKVAGGAMVFRCPSALPKVYRFGPSSRDDPEGAMAWPYPSESTGKRFHIDCWYGMNGSTGNPQKWPFVRIPMDRSRTATPNKFSSAARFPRMPTVFDGFWIHNGKDERVNARHNKNTRSNIAFFDTSVKSYDTFRIPSVRDKQAAEIQWRFPESN; this is translated from the coding sequence ATGAGTTCCGTGAGTAGAAAGGCCGGGAGCAATTCAACTGCTACAAGTTCGCCGGCCTCATGCTGCCGCCGCTCTCATTCTGCGCCGGCGTTTACGCTGGTTGAGCTTCTGGTGGTCATTGCCATCATCTCCATCCTCGCCGCCTTGCTTTTGCCAGCGCTTTCACTCGCCAAGGAAAAGGCGCGCAGCATTTCGTGCGTCAATAACCTCAAGCAGATCGGCACCGGATTGGTGATGTATTCGGACGACAACAACGATCTGCTGGTGCCGGCGGAATACGACGTGCGGAATGGCGCCAAGTTCCAGGAAGGCTGGCCGACCTTGCTCTTCAACGGCAAATATCTGCCGGCGGAAAAATCCGGCACGTTTTACAAGGTGGCAGGCGGGGCCATGGTCTTTCGCTGTCCGTCCGCGCTCCCCAAGGTCTATCGCTTCGGTCCCAGCAGTCGCGATGACCCCGAAGGCGCCATGGCCTGGCCCTATCCCTCGGAGAGCACCGGCAAGCGATTTCATATCGATTGCTGGTATGGGATGAATGGCTCGACCGGCAACCCGCAGAAGTGGCCGTTTGTGCGTATCCCGATGGATCGTTCGCGAACCGCCACACCCAACAAATTCAGCAGTGCGGCGCGTTTCCCGCGCATGCCAACCGTATTCGACGGCTTCTGGATTCACAACGGCAAGGACGAGCGGGTCAACGCGCGTCACAATAAGAACACCCGTTCGAATATTGCGTTTTTCGACACGAGCGTAAAATCCTACGACACGTTCCGCATTCCCAGTGTTCGCGACAAGCAAGCTGCGGAGATTCAGTGGCGTTTTCCAGAATCGAACTGA
- a CDS encoding CHASE2 domain-containing protein, which translates to MSRATVNRSRVFASLALTTLVALLGLLLLDPAWRPGASLLRNSYDSLHSLNGVELATTNNLPVVIVYLDLRSFLLEHQDPSHPWPRELHAKLLRRLTTAGARAVVFDIVFSDVGANAAADREFANALRDSGRVILAGESNDDSSHVTSQDQPWARLINVLPPAEQFASNAVAWGVASHIVDDDYVVRRFFAGFTSEVQPSLIWAAAAWLQLPATRVSDAVRAANEHWIRYYGPALAIPNVSYTQALDPAGVPENFFRDKIVFIGARPMAELFNERQDEFRNPFHSWKHKELFMPGVEVHATELLNLIRGDWLRRLSRAREMIILLAVALLFGGGLVWLRPIPATMAALAGAGVALGVSLAGFSRGVWFPWLIVSTAQIPVALGGSVLFYSVEWYRARKRFEASKKIADAKIREQAALIDKAHDAILVQDLNGRIAYSNPSAERLYGWKLGELQRADACDEMFSPDAETAGTARAAALKDGEWNGELRQQTRGGQVVTVASRWTLIRDEAGQPKALLIINSDVTEQKLLEAQFLRTQRMNTIGTLAGGMAHDLNNALAPILMGAQLLRRQAADEESRRLLAMIESSTHRGADMVRQVLLFARGRGGEFQRLELGALVKELEKMVRETFPKNITVETFLPRDLWPVRGNPTQLHQVLLNLCVNARDAMPAGGKLSFVADNVDLAEAEAAAIPDGQPGKFVSLLVSDTGTGIPPEVRAKMFEPFFTTKGEGRGTGIGLSTVMRIVKSHGGFLRVESEPGQGTSFEVLLPRAVETATTEIAAPTVGLARGQGELILVADDEQAICELLTAELTSCGYRVLAASNGEEAVRLFQKHASDVRLLITDCAMPVMDGLQTIRALREKWPDLPVILASGEDGADAEKIADVVLVNKPFALEEILSAVQNCLRGKR; encoded by the coding sequence ATGAGCCGTGCAACTGTCAACCGATCCCGCGTTTTCGCTTCATTGGCGCTGACGACCTTGGTGGCGTTGTTGGGGTTGCTGTTGCTCGATCCGGCCTGGCGACCGGGCGCGAGCCTGCTGCGCAACAGCTACGATTCGCTGCACTCGTTGAACGGTGTCGAGCTTGCCACCACCAACAATCTGCCCGTCGTCATCGTCTATCTCGACCTCCGTTCGTTCCTGCTCGAACATCAAGACCCGAGCCATCCGTGGCCGCGCGAACTGCACGCAAAGCTGCTTCGCCGGCTCACGACAGCCGGCGCGCGCGCGGTGGTATTCGACATTGTCTTCAGCGATGTCGGCGCAAATGCGGCTGCGGATCGCGAGTTTGCAAACGCGCTTCGTGACAGCGGACGTGTAATCCTGGCTGGTGAATCCAATGATGATTCCAGCCACGTGACGAGTCAGGATCAACCTTGGGCGCGCCTGATCAACGTGCTGCCGCCAGCCGAACAGTTTGCCAGCAACGCCGTCGCCTGGGGCGTGGCATCGCACATTGTGGATGACGACTACGTGGTGCGACGTTTCTTTGCGGGATTCACTTCAGAAGTCCAGCCGTCGCTCATCTGGGCGGCCGCCGCCTGGCTTCAACTTCCCGCGACGCGCGTCAGCGATGCGGTCCGGGCGGCGAACGAGCATTGGATTCGTTACTACGGTCCGGCGTTGGCAATTCCAAATGTCAGCTACACCCAAGCACTTGACCCGGCCGGTGTGCCCGAAAACTTCTTCCGCGACAAAATCGTCTTCATCGGCGCGCGTCCGATGGCCGAGCTATTCAACGAGCGACAGGACGAATTCCGAAATCCTTTCCATTCCTGGAAACACAAGGAGCTTTTCATGCCCGGCGTCGAGGTCCACGCCACGGAATTGCTCAACCTCATTCGCGGCGACTGGTTGCGGCGACTCTCACGTGCCAGGGAAATGATAATTCTGCTCGCTGTCGCGCTATTGTTCGGTGGCGGACTGGTCTGGCTGCGACCCATTCCGGCGACGATGGCCGCGCTTGCTGGCGCGGGTGTAGCGCTGGGCGTTTCACTGGCCGGTTTTTCACGTGGCGTCTGGTTTCCGTGGCTCATCGTTTCCACCGCGCAGATTCCCGTCGCGCTTGGCGGCTCGGTCTTGTTCTACTCCGTCGAGTGGTATCGCGCGCGGAAGAGATTCGAGGCCTCCAAAAAAATTGCCGACGCCAAGATCCGCGAACAGGCCGCGCTGATAGACAAGGCGCACGACGCAATTCTCGTCCAAGATCTCAACGGCCGGATTGCCTACTCCAATCCAAGCGCCGAGCGCCTCTATGGCTGGAAACTCGGCGAACTACAGCGCGCGGACGCATGCGATGAAATGTTTTCTCCGGACGCGGAAACCGCCGGCACCGCCCGCGCCGCCGCGTTGAAGGACGGTGAATGGAACGGCGAATTGCGCCAGCAAACCCGCGGCGGTCAGGTCGTCACCGTCGCCAGCCGGTGGACGCTGATTCGCGACGAAGCAGGTCAGCCCAAGGCGCTGCTGATCATCAACAGTGATGTCACCGAGCAAAAGCTCTTGGAGGCGCAGTTTCTCCGCACGCAGCGCATGAACACCATCGGCACATTGGCGGGCGGCATGGCGCACGACCTCAACAATGCGCTTGCACCAATTCTCATGGGTGCGCAATTGCTTCGCCGCCAGGCCGCGGACGAGGAGTCCCGCCGGTTGCTCGCCATGATCGAAAGCAGCACGCATCGCGGCGCCGATATGGTGCGGCAGGTGTTGTTGTTCGCGCGCGGTCGGGGCGGTGAGTTTCAGCGGCTCGAATTGGGCGCGCTGGTGAAGGAACTGGAGAAGATGGTCCGCGAAACATTTCCGAAAAACATCACCGTGGAAACTTTCTTGCCTCGCGACCTCTGGCCAGTGCGCGGCAACCCGACGCAACTTCATCAGGTCCTGCTCAATCTCTGTGTCAACGCGCGCGACGCCATGCCCGCCGGCGGCAAACTGTCCTTCGTGGCGGACAACGTTGACCTCGCGGAAGCCGAGGCCGCCGCCATTCCCGACGGCCAGCCGGGCAAATTCGTTTCGCTGCTCGTGTCCGATACGGGCACGGGCATCCCGCCAGAGGTACGCGCAAAAATGTTTGAGCCGTTCTTCACTACCAAGGGCGAAGGACGCGGCACCGGTATCGGATTGTCCACCGTGATGCGGATCGTCAAAAGCCACGGTGGCTTTCTCCGCGTCGAAAGTGAACCGGGCCAAGGCACAAGCTTTGAAGTGCTTCTCCCACGTGCGGTGGAAACCGCGACCACGGAGATTGCGGCGCCGACGGTCGGACTGGCGCGCGGCCAAGGTGAATTGATTCTGGTGGCCGACGATGAGCAGGCAATCTGCGAACTGCTCACGGCAGAATTGACTTCGTGCGGCTACCGCGTGCTTGCCGCGTCCAACGGCGAGGAAGCCGTGCGACTTTTCCAGAAGCACGCGAGCGATGTGCGACTGCTCATCACCGATTGCGCCATGCCAGTCATGGATGGGCTCCAGACGATTCGCGCGCTGCGCGAGAAATGGCCGGACCTGCCGGTGATTCTCGCCAGTGGCGAGGACGGCGCCGACGCAGAGAAAATCGCCGACGTCGTATTGGTCAACAAACCTTTTGCGCTCGAGGAGATTCTGAGCGCGGTCCAAAATTGCTTGCGAGGCAAACGATAG
- a CDS encoding ABC transporter ATP-binding protein codes for MSQPLPLPQRLPGLWRILKYFWPHARQYRLLIAGSLVALFAEVALRLLEPWPIKFVFDHIIGSKRSTKTAMPEFLASLDSMSLLTVAAIAVVVFTALRSLAAYWETIGFTLIGNRALAKVRSQLYRHVQYLSLSFHTRARTGDLVVRMMGDVGMLQDVAVTAFLPLIAKALIVAGMIGLMFYMNWQLALIAAAVLPLFWLRSVSLGKKIREVAKKQRKQEGAMAANFTESISAIKTVQALSLEESFSRAFTEVSEKNLKQDVKGKRLSAALERSLDVLIAVATAFVLWFGARLALAGEISAGDLYLFIAYLKSAYRPVQDFAKYTGRLGKASAAGERVIDLLERVPDVRDLPGAVRAPSFEGRVQFDNVAFAYEHSQPLLEGIQLEVESGQHIALVGPSGGGKSTLLSLLLRLYDPVSGRVLIDGRDIREFTLESLRAQISVVLQDNVLFAASVRDNIACAAPGATLEQVHAAARLANAHDFISALPQGYDTILGERGVTLSHGQRQRIAIARAAIRQAPILILDEPTTGLDRKNEREVMEALERLYAARTTFLITHDLQQAAGVDVILYLEGGRIIERGTHDELMQRNGRYAALFRSQARMNDTQRERIACLS; via the coding sequence ATGTCACAGCCGCTTCCGCTCCCTCAACGTCTGCCGGGCCTGTGGCGGATTCTGAAATATTTCTGGCCGCACGCGCGGCAATATCGGCTCCTGATCGCGGGTTCGCTCGTGGCGCTCTTCGCTGAGGTCGCGCTGCGGTTGCTGGAACCCTGGCCGATCAAATTTGTCTTCGACCACATCATCGGCTCGAAGCGTTCGACGAAAACGGCGATGCCAGAATTTCTGGCGTCGCTCGATTCGATGTCGCTGCTCACCGTGGCGGCGATCGCGGTGGTCGTCTTCACGGCGCTGCGGTCGCTCGCCGCGTATTGGGAGACCATCGGCTTCACGCTCATCGGCAACCGCGCGCTCGCCAAGGTCCGGTCCCAACTCTACCGCCACGTCCAATATCTCTCGCTTTCGTTCCACACCCGCGCGCGCACCGGCGACCTCGTCGTGCGCATGATGGGCGACGTGGGAATGTTGCAGGATGTGGCGGTGACGGCGTTCCTGCCGCTCATCGCCAAGGCGCTCATCGTTGCGGGCATGATCGGCCTGATGTTCTACATGAACTGGCAGCTCGCGCTTATCGCGGCGGCGGTGCTGCCGCTGTTCTGGTTGCGCAGCGTTTCGCTCGGCAAAAAAATCCGTGAAGTCGCCAAGAAACAACGCAAGCAGGAAGGCGCGATGGCCGCAAACTTCACCGAATCCATCAGCGCCATCAAAACCGTCCAAGCCCTTTCGCTCGAAGAAAGTTTTTCACGCGCCTTCACCGAGGTGAGCGAGAAGAATCTCAAGCAGGACGTGAAAGGCAAGCGCCTCTCTGCCGCACTGGAACGCTCGCTCGACGTGCTCATCGCGGTCGCCACTGCGTTCGTGCTATGGTTTGGCGCGCGGCTCGCGCTCGCCGGTGAAATCAGCGCGGGCGATCTTTACCTCTTCATCGCGTATCTCAAGTCCGCGTATCGTCCCGTGCAGGACTTCGCGAAATACACCGGTCGCCTCGGCAAAGCCTCCGCCGCCGGCGAACGCGTGATTGATTTGCTCGAGCGTGTCCCCGACGTGCGCGACCTGCCCGGCGCGGTCCGCGCGCCGTCCTTCGAAGGTCGTGTGCAATTTGACAACGTCGCTTTCGCATACGAACACAGCCAGCCATTGCTCGAAGGCATTCAACTGGAAGTGGAATCCGGCCAACATATCGCGCTCGTCGGGCCGTCCGGCGGCGGCAAATCCACATTGCTCAGTCTCTTGCTGCGCCTTTACGATCCGGTGAGCGGGCGCGTGCTGATTGACGGCCGCGACATTCGTGAGTTCACGCTCGAATCCCTCCGCGCGCAAATCAGCGTGGTGCTTCAGGACAACGTGTTGTTCGCTGCCAGCGTGCGCGACAACATCGCCTGCGCCGCGCCCGGCGCCACGCTCGAGCAGGTCCACGCCGCCGCCCGGCTTGCCAACGCCCACGACTTCATCAGCGCGTTGCCGCAGGGTTACGATACCATTCTCGGTGAGCGCGGGGTCACCCTCTCTCATGGCCAGCGCCAGCGAATCGCCATCGCCCGCGCCGCAATCCGCCAGGCGCCGATTCTGATTCTCGACGAGCCGACGACCGGCCTCGATCGCAAGAACGAGCGCGAAGTGATGGAAGCCTTGGAGCGACTCTACGCCGCGCGCACGACTTTTCTGATTACGCATGATCTGCAACAAGCGGCTGGCGTGGATGTGATTCTTTACCTCGAGGGCGGCCGGATCATCGAACGTGGCACGCACGATGAATTGATGCAGCGGAACGGACGCTATGCCGCGTTGTTCCGTTCGCAGGCGAGGATGAACGACACGCAGCGGGAGCGGATTGCTTGTCTGTCATGA
- a CDS encoding phosphotransferase — MNIAVSDPFNAAADAALPTVAIALDPARAKSEFKRRLPKLSGDGRLRLKAIRVTRHKPGKRCVIEYDVEVDRPDLPKHALTLIGKIRAGRSGNEGFRQLETIWNSGFDAQSADGVSVPEPVGVIAEFKMWCQRKVPGETATRLLAGPDGVTLARRVADAIHKLHRASLPAERAHSMADELRILRGCLEKVSAQRPELAARVARVRAACEELGASVPAPNPCGIHRDFYPAQVIVDGARLWLIDFDLFCLGDPGLDVGNFLGHVTEQSLRERGRADALANVENALEERFVELSGETVRAAVQAYKTLTLARHIYLSTQFPERRHLTEDLVKLCEERLG, encoded by the coding sequence GTGAATATTGCCGTGAGCGATCCATTCAACGCGGCGGCGGACGCGGCGCTGCCCACGGTCGCGATAGCGCTTGATCCAGCGCGGGCGAAGAGCGAGTTCAAACGGCGACTCCCCAAGTTGTCCGGCGATGGCAGGCTGCGGCTGAAGGCCATCCGGGTCACGCGCCACAAGCCGGGCAAGCGCTGCGTCATTGAATACGATGTCGAAGTGGACCGACCCGACCTGCCGAAGCACGCGCTCACGCTGATCGGCAAAATCCGCGCGGGACGTTCCGGCAACGAAGGGTTTCGCCAGCTCGAAACGATCTGGAACTCGGGTTTCGACGCCCAAAGCGCGGACGGCGTGTCCGTGCCGGAACCCGTCGGCGTGATTGCGGAATTCAAGATGTGGTGCCAGCGCAAAGTGCCGGGTGAGACAGCGACGCGGCTTTTGGCGGGACCGGACGGCGTGACGTTGGCCCGGCGCGTGGCGGATGCGATTCACAAGCTGCATCGCGCCAGCCTCCCTGCAGAACGCGCCCACTCCATGGCCGATGAGCTGCGCATTTTGCGGGGATGTCTTGAGAAAGTCTCGGCGCAGCGGCCCGAGCTGGCGGCCCGGGTTGCGCGCGTTAGGGCGGCATGTGAAGAATTGGGCGCGAGTGTGCCGGCGCCGAACCCTTGCGGGATTCATCGCGATTTTTATCCGGCGCAGGTGATCGTGGACGGCGCGCGGCTGTGGCTGATTGATTTTGATTTGTTCTGCCTCGGTGATCCGGGTCTGGACGTGGGAAATTTTCTGGGTCATGTGACGGAGCAGTCGTTGCGGGAGCGCGGCCGGGCCGATGCGTTGGCAAACGTGGAAAATGCGTTGGAGGAACGGTTCGTGGAGTTGTCCGGCGAAACCGTCCGTGCAGCGGTCCAAGCGTACAAGACGCTGACATTGGCACGACACATCTATTTGAGCACGCAGTTCCCGGAGCGGCGACATCTCACTGAAGATCTCGTTAAACTATGCGAAGAGCGTTTGGGGTAG